ACAGTACATATTACTCAGAAACATAatataaaggtttttttaaaatatttatttattatgtatacaatattctgtctttgtgtatgtctgcaggccagaagagggcactagaccccattacagatggttgtgagccaccatgtggttgctgggaattgaactcaggacctttggaagagcaggcaatgctcttaacctctgagccatctctccagccctaatataaagtttaaaaaaaatctaaaacaaggggacttgagagatgactcagcagttaagagcactgactgcttttccagaagtcctgagttcaattcccagcaaccacatggtggctcatagccatctgtaatgagatctggtgccctcttctgacctgcaggcatacatgatgGCAGAAAACTTTATacatcataaagaaataaattttttaaaaaagaaaaatgtaaaacaagattcatttattaaagTGAAAGAAAGTGagtgtggttgcacacacctctgatcccagcactcaggtgacaaaaccaggtggatttctgagtttgacaccaacctggtctacatacagagcttcagaacagctaggactacatagagaaaccctgtatccagagagagagagagagagagagagatatgcaaaTATGCAGAGTTAGaaaggacagctaggactacatagagagaccctggagagagagagagagagagagagagagagagagagagagagagagagagagggagagagagatgcaaaTATGCAGAGTTAGAAAGCAGACAGCTCATGAATTAAGAGCTTTGTAGGTATCTGTGATGAGGTGAGTGCAGAGAAGGCTGTTCTCTGTCACTAAACTTTAAGCAGTTATTAACAAAAAAGAACATCTGGGCAGGTGGTGGGTAGTAGGGCATCCTGTCATGGATACATCAGCAAAAGGGCTCAACTTCATGATCTGGGGTTCTagccctgaaacccacatggtaggagagaaccaattcacTGATCTCCACAAGCACCGTGctcatgcatgcgcacacacacaaatagatgtttaaaagaattttataattagggccaggcggtggtggtgacAACttctttaaatcccagcacttgggaggtagagttcgaggccagcctgctctacagagtgagttctaggatagtcagaaccacacagagaaaccctgtttttgaaaaaagaaaaataatattaaaataaggaATGAGTCCTTGCTGTGTGGAGTGCACCCGGAGGAAACTGGAAGCTTCATGTTGTGTGTGACAACGCACTTCTTTGCTGGTTCTTCGTCTTTGAGCACATCTCAGTTTAGCTGAGCCCGGCCAAGTAGCCTTTCAGGTCTTAGGGATGCACTTAGAGACCAATATACACAAGAGCTAGGGCTATTCCTGCAACAATCCTGAGGTAGGGACCAAGGGGCATGGCCAAACTGATACTCTCTGTTGCCTGGGTAGGGCGACGGAGCACCCTGGGCTTAGCGGATCATCTGAGAGAGAGTCGGGGTATGGCAGGGATACTTTCTGTTGCCTGGGTTGGGCGACGGAGCCACCCTGGGCTTAGCGGATCATCTGAGACAGAGAGTCGGGGTATGGCAGGATGCTGCTGCAGAGCCTCTGAGGACCTTGGAGCTCTCCTTCCAGCCCCACACTGCAGTCTCAGCAGAGGGACCTGGAGGGACAAGGTCTGCGGGAGCCTCCCCCAAGTGCTTCCTATCCCACTCCTTCCCATGGGCTTTGCAATGTTTCAAAGAAGCTGATGTCGCTGCAaacaatttcaaacatttttagtttttttctcctccccactGCCCAGTCGCCACCCCAAGAAAAGGCAATCTCTCTCAGAAAACAGATCAGTGATGGTAGAACTCACGTTTTGAATCCTGTTAGTTGCCTGCTGAAGTGTTGGGTGACTTCCTGGGCAGCCGTTGTCAATGACTCCTTCACCTGGCTGAGGATGTGCTCAGGCTGTGTAGCATGTGGGAAGGATTTGGCTCTGTTCTAGATGGGTGCCTTTCTTGTAGAGCAAGCACCTGTGTCTTCCACGTCTCGTTCTGAGGTTGTCCACTGAAGCTGTGCGTTCCTGATTCATGAGCTCAGTTTATGCTGTGATCCTCAAGCTCCCGAGGgcagctggagagagaagggagtgagAAGAGCAGAGGACTGTAGCTGCCTGAAAGAAGAGGCTGGCTCAGCAgcttttacttcctgtctgttccCTAGCTCATTTTTTGCACAATGATGCCCCCTAGTGGCAGATGATAACAACGGACAGAGCCTCCTTCAGGCCTGCTAGACAACTGAGCAACATGCCCCAGCCCAAGACTTCATActataaaatgacaaaatgataCAAATAAGTGTAAATAAAAAACTGAGGCACAAAGTTGGAGCAgatgagtgtgagaccagcctggaccatGTAATGAGATGTCAGAAATCAGTACGTGACGCATGAGAAGTTGGCGGGAAGGGCGGTTTACATGGCGTGCTTGTGTAGAGGTCACTTTTTAAACCCCTAGTTTATTTTCCCAACTGAGATGGTTTTGTGTAattctcattatttttgtttttcattatatttctctgtatgtatgtgtgtggacatacTTGTTCCATGGTATtctcgtggaggtcagaggccttgctatgtgggttctaggtataaactcaggctgtcaggcaaTGACCCCCTGAACCTTCTGATCATTCTCCATGATTCTTCTGTCACTTTTCTTTGGTAATAGTCCTGTTACATTCATAGTGCCAAAAGTCACCCTTTGACAACCCACCCCCAAGAAACCCAAGTATGTCATTTGGATACACTGGTTTCTTAGTGATCTGATGTCAAATTAATTGTTGTTTATGGTTTTAGTTGTGCTGTATATTTGTGGATCTACAGCCAGTGGTGATGGCCAGTAAATAAAGTGAAGACGCTACTACggttttttgtttagttggtttttggtgttttgttgagACAGCGTTTTTCTTTGTAagcctggctgtcatggaactcactctgtagaccaggctggccttgaactcacagagatccgcctccagTACTAGGGTTTTAACCTTCCTCATCTACTACATCTAATAAGCACAGAGGGGTAGGACGTTGCTTAGCGTGAAGCCCATTTCCACCACCAAGAGCAGTGCGGCTCATGATCGGGTTGGGTTTTCTGCCCCTTGCTCTGCCCACCGTAACTGCAGAAAGACCTGTGAGCCTACACAGCTCCAGGGACTAAACAGATACGAGTTTGTAGTATGAACACCAATGAAAGAAGGACTGCAGGAAGGAGCGGCAAGCTCAGAGAGCCTTTCGTCTGTAAGTCTGAACTTGGCAACAAACCTGAGATCTCCTGTTTCCATGGAAGTGGTCTAGAAAATGTGCTAAGCTCTCCTCCCCTCCATAGAGATGGCACAGTCCATTAGAACTGAGCAGCCCACAGGCACCTCACTGCACCTGTGAAGGGTACTGTGTGGGCCCAGAGAGGGGGTTTCCTGGCCGTTCTCACCctcttgtattattttcttcCCTCTAGGCCTGTTATGAGGGCTGGATAGGGCCTTGCACTGACAAGGGCCAGAGCACATTCTGCCAGTGAGTGACAGCCGGGTGCACACTGTTTCCCTGGCCTCTGTGCCTAgtccatcttctctctcttgcAGTCCAACAAGGTTCCTGTTGTCCAGCACCCTCATCACATGCACCCGTTGACACCCCTCATCACCTACAGCAACGACCActtctctcctgcttcccctCCCACGCATCTCTCCCCAGAGATCGATCCAAAGACAGGTGAGTGGTCCCAGGTATGGGCTGTGCTCCCACGGAGCGGGGTTTAGAAGAATCCTTGAATGAATAAGATCTGTAATCAGATCTTGTGGGAGTTCTCTAAAGGCTGGTTGCCTTGCCGGTTTGTCTGagtagtgttttgtttgttttgttgtttggtctGGTGGGttttttgcttggttggttggttgattttaaCCTATGCCTTCCACCTATCCACACTAACAGGCCATTGTgaggaataaagaaataaaagaagttaaGCATAGAGCCTGGTACTGTTGTACATTCAGAGTGCTGTCCCGTCTCTCTGAGGCTGTGCCTACGTAAACCAGAATGTGTGCTCTACACCATATATTTCAAATAAGGGCCTTCTGGACAGACTTTAAAATAGCTCTAACACCAGGGGGGGGCTGCCTTTTTATGTGTTGTCGGTGATGATTAACTGCCCACCATACCTGTCTGTCCCTGGGAGCCAAGGTCTTCATAACATTCCTACTGAGTCACTGTGGTTCTAGGAATTTTCAGAGCCCTTGTTTGGAGAAATGCTGATTATTGCTGGGGAGGGATAAAGGTAAGGTGAATCCAGCATTTAGAAGCAGGGTGGTTTATTGGCAGAATAAGTTTATTGTACTGGGAATAAATCAGGATTTCTAGAACATGGGTTAAAGGATGACTCAGGATATTTTTTGCTCTCTGTGGGCTATGTCCTGGTCCCTGTATGGCACCCTgtccagaaaacaaaagcaaattacaaCCACAGAGATAGCTCCTGGGTAGCTAGAGAGACAGTAGAACCACAGAGATAGCTCCTGGGTAGCTAGAGAGACAGTAGAACCACAGAGATAGCNNNNNNNNNNNNNNNNNNNNNNNNNNNNNNNNNNNNNNNNNNNNNNNNNNNNNNNNNNNNNNNNNNNNNNNNNNNNNNNNNNNNNNNNNNNNNNNNNNNNATAGCTCCTGGGTAGCTAGAGAGACAGTAGAACCACAGAGATAGCTCCTGGGTAGCTAGAGAGACAGTAGAACCACAGAGATAGCTCCTGGGTAGTAGAGAGACAGTATATGGGTCCTCCCTCCCTTGGATGCCCTTGAGTGGCAGCCCAGAGCTGCGAAGGTGGAAAGGGCAGCGATTCTGAGAGACAAGGGCTTCCCGGGGTGTGGACAGCCTGggtgtgctggggaaggagcctcCTGTTGGATGTTATGAGTTATGAAGGTAGGGAGAGGCGACTATCTAACACATGTCTCTCTGGAAGCAGGAATTCCCCGGCCCCCTCATCCATCTGAGCTGTCGCCGTATTACCCGCTGTCTCCAGGAGCTGTCGGACAAATCCCCCATCCCCTCGGCTGGCTGGTCCCACAGTAAGGAAACCCACAGCCTttcttaccttccttccttccaccactGAGCTCTGCCTTCTGGACCCCAGGGCTTAGACAttcctcccccagcttctctgactccctCAGTCTTGGCCCTAAAACCCTCATGTCTGACCAAGCcatcttgctccttcctctccctcacaGGCAAGGACAGCCCATGTACTCACTCCCTCCTGGTGGTTTCCGGCATCCTTACCCTGCCCTCGCCATGAACGCCTCAATGTCCAGGTTAGTCCTGGGGCTGGGGCCGACAACATGACGTGTTGGGATATTTGTCTATTAGTGACTGTGCCGTTTCTGTCCATGAACCGGCCTGTCCCCTGTAGGTTAGTGAGCAGGTATGGGGTTCCCTGATCCTCACTTCTCTTTGATGAGGGGGCTACCTCTTGCCAAATGCTCTTTATGCCACAGCCCCATGGAATGGGACCTCaggacactctctctctctctctctctctctctctctctctctctctctctctcacacacacacacacacacacacacacacacacacacacacacagctaaaacCTCAGAGCCCTAGCCTGTTaccctgcctccacatcccaccCTACCAGGCTCTGGGGAACAGAGTCATTTTGAACACGTCACACTGAAGCCAGAGACTAGGTGAAAATGTGTATCTTCTGTGATGATGTCAGATAAGGACACAATGTATGGAAAATTGTCGCAGGGGTGGCTCTACCTAACAGTGGGACTGTCACTGATAGATAACCTATGGCCCACAGTCCTGCCTTTCCCTGTATCTCATGCCTTCTGTCTGTCACGCCTCTTGCATTTTTCATTCTCCCTGCATTCAGCACCAGGCTTGGGTATCTTTTGTGTGGTAGGGGAAGGGGAATAGCGTTCTTAGTCATTCCCTAAAGCTGAGAGCCTGATTCTGTAGAACACGGTCATCTGGGTGGCACACAGCCCTTGTCTCTCTGTTCTCATTTGTCTCCACTGGTTTTGCAGCCTGGTCTCAAGTCGGTTCTCCCCACACATGGTGGCCCCTGCCCATCCTGGTCTGCCCACCTCAGGAATCCCCCACCCTGCCATCGTTTCCCCCATCGTGAAGCAGGAGCCAGCGCCCCCCAGTCTGAGCCCTGCAGTGAGTGCGTAAGTAAGAGGCcgtctggatggagggggaagtgAGCGACTGGCCAGTCCATGTCACTTGGTTTTCTCTCCTGGTCTCAGCTTGCAATCTTCTCTCCCAGAGACTGTTTGATTTTCTGCATCCCTTCCTTTAAGACTTGGTGCATCTGTTCTCGTGGTCAGGTTCTAGTGGCTGTGAGGAACTAAGGAAGCTTTCAGCTTCACTCCCTTCCCTGCCATCTCAATAAAACATGAGGCCAGGAGAGGAAAAAGTAATTCTCCCAAGGATTCACAAGAGCTGATGCCAGAGCAAAGACCCAGACATTATCCTCTGTCGGAAAGACAGCGGGAAGGCCCACACCACTAACACCATGGCTGAGGAGCCCAGAGAACCAGaacctgcctccttctcttcctctctcttctcgcctcttcctctctctcttcatcccaCCACCCACCCAGatcctttatttattatgtatatatgcaccagaagaggacatcagatctcattacagatggttgtgagccaccatgtggttgctgggaattgaactcaggaccttgggaagaacagtcagtgctcttaacctctgagccatctctccagtcctctgccCACACATGTCCACCCAAACCAGCCTCTCCTCCCAAAGGCGTTGTTCAGCTGCCGGTGAATCACCGATAGGGGGAGCTGGATGGAGGTGGTACCTAATCTCTAGCTCCATGCCTCCACAGAAAATCCCCGGTTACCgtgaaaaaggaggaagagaagaagcctCATGTGAAGAAGCCTCTGAATGCCTTCATGTTGTATATGAAGGAGATGAGGGCCAAAGTGGTGGCTGAGTGCACCCTGAAGGAAAGCGCGGCCATTAACCAAATCCTGGGAAGAAAGGTAAGGCCCGCCCTCCTGGTGACGCGTCTTGGTGTCAGGCCTCAATGGCCCCTTCCCTGATTACTCTGTGTTTCTCAACCCTCTCTCCCTCAGTGGCACAACCTGTCTAGAGAAGAACAGGCCAAATACTACGAGCTTGCCAGGAAAGAACGGCAGCTTCATGCGCAGCTCTACCCAACCTGGTCAGCCCGGGACAACTATGTAAGTGTTCGTGCTGTGGGGgacctcatacacacacaggcctggatgcacgcacacacacacacacacacacacacacacacacacacacaaactatgtAAGTGTTCGTGCTGTGGGGGAACTCATACACACACGGGcctggatgcacacacacacacacacNNNNNNNNNNNNNNNNNNNNNNNNNNNNNNNNNNNNNNNNNNNNNNNNNNNNNNNNNNNNNNNNNNNNNNNNNNNNNNNNNNNNNNNNNNNNNNNNNNNNNNNNNNNNNNNNNNNNNNNNNNNNNNNNNNNNNNNNNNNNNNNNNNNNNNNNNNNNNNNNNNNNNNNNNNNNNNNNNNNNNNNNNNNNNNNNNNNNNNNNNNNNNNNNNNNNNNNNNNNNNNNNNNNNNNNNNNNNNNNNNNNNNNNNNNNNNNNNNNNNNNNNNNNNNNNNNNNNNNNNNNNNNNNNNNNNNNNNNNNNNNNNNNNNNNNNNNNNNNNNNNNNNNNNNNNNNNNNNNNNNNNNNNNNNNNNNNNNNNNNNNNNNNNNNNNNNNNNNNNNNNNNNNNNNNNNNNNNNNNNNNNNNNNNNNNNNNNNNNNNNNNNNNNNNNNNNNNNNNNNNNNNNNNNNNNNNNNNNNNNNNNNNNNNNNNNNNNNNNNNNNNNNNNNNNNNNNNNNNNNNNNNNNNNNNNNNNNNNNNNNNNNNNNNNNNNNNNNNNNNNNNNNNNNNNNNNNNNNNNNNNNNNNNNNNNNNNNNNNNNNNNNNNNNNNNNNNNNNNNNNNNNNNNNNNNNNNNNNNNNNNNNNNNNNNNNNNNNNNNNNNNNNNNNNNNNNNNNNNNNNNNNNNNNNNNNNNNNNNNNNNNNNNNNNNNNNNNNNNNNNNNNNNNNNNNNNNNNNNNNCGTGCTGTGGGggaactcatacacacacacacctggacacggacacacacacacacacacacacacaactatgtaAGTGTTCGTGCTGTGGGGgacctcagacacacacacacctggacacggacacacacacaactatgtaAGTGTTCGTGCTATGGGGgacctcagacacacacacatatgctcgtgtgcatacacacacacaactatgtaAGTGTTGGTGCTGTGCAGGAACTCAGGCACACACAACAACTATGTAAGTGTCTGTTCTGTGCAGgaactcaggcacacacacacacacacacacacacacacacacgcccaagGAGGGGGCAGGGGGAAAAGAGGCTTCTAAAAGACTAGTAACCTCTCTTCTAGGGAGTAAAGGATAAAGGCCTGGCTGCCCCAACCAGAGGGACTTTGCCTCCTTTCCTAACACCCTCGCCAGGAGCAGTCAAGAGATGGGGGACTGGCACCTGTGCTCTGGGGTGATCTGGGGTCCTCTTGCAGAGCTGGTGTTTTCTGTCCTTACTCATCTCACCCTGTGGCCATGTGTtccaggggaagaagaagaagaggaagagagaaaagcagctgGCCCAGACACAGTCCCAGCAGcaaacccaggaggcagagggtgaGTCCTGGGCTGGGGTCCCTAGGAGAACACGAGCTGTCAGATTCCTCATAGAAAACTCTGAGGGTTTGGGGATTCCCCCAGTTACTCTCCTTAAGATAATAAGTATTTGAGGGGTGGggttcaagacatggtttctctgtagctttggagcctgtcctggaactccctctgtagaccaggctggcctcgaactcacagaaatccacccgccagtctttcaagtgctgggactaaaggtgtgtaccaccactgcccggcaataagtttgtttgtttgtttgtttgtttgcttatttatttatttatttattggttttttgagacagaatttctctgtagctttggagcctgtccaggactagctcttgtagaccaggctggcctcaaactcacagagatctgcctacctctgccaagtgctggagttaaaggcatgcgcccccaCCACCCCTCAAATACTTACtatcttatatttattataattatattatatattataatatattaaaataataagtattaTAAAGCGAGAGAAACCAACAATCTTTTCAAAGCCCAGGTGTGTTTCAGTCCCTCTGAGTTGTCCCTTAAGGGTTATTCAGTAAACAGGAATTAGCTGGAATTAATCTCTGGAATTCCCTTCCAATGGTGGCATGCTATAGATAAACATAGCACCTGGTTTAGTTACTTTTCTCGTTGCCTTGACAAAACGCCTGATACCTGGCAGAAGCAACTAAAGAAAggctttgttttgtcttagaGCTTGAGGATCCCATCCCTCGCGGTGGGAGGACCCTACAGCTGATCATACTGTGTTCTTGGTCAGTAGGCAGGGGGTGAACGTGGGTGCCCAGCTTGATCTCTCCTTTTATGTAGGACCTCCGTCAGTGTTCAGGTGGGTCCTCCTTGCTCTGTTAAAACTGTCTGGAgatattttatgaacattttctGGACACACttagaggtgtgtttccatggtaacaGTGAAGATTTGCCCATCACACCACTTCGCTATGAATTCCCTGGAATTTGGTGTTCTTTGGTTGCACACCAGAATAACAACGCTCGCCTTTGTTCAGGAACCACATCACACAAGACGCTGTAATAGATGACAACTAGCATGGAGTGTTGCTCGGGGTGACAGGTTTTAGGTCCTGGCCTTCATCTCAGGTTGATCTCAGTATAAGGCTGATAGTGCCGTTTGTGGTACACTGGCCTCCTTTCTTCACGTTATCTGTGTGTTCCTGTGCACACAGTAGTAGAATATAGAGACGACACAAAACCTGTTATGTGACGCGCCACAGTGCTCCGCAGGAGCGCCCCATCTCTGCGCCATGAGCCAAGGATTTTAAAACAGGCTGGGGATTCATCTCAACAGCTCAGGGCTTTAGGGAGGGGGTGATGAGGTGGGAGACTTTAAACTGTTTCTTTCTGATCAGATTCTGAGTGCGTCCTTGTCAGTCTGGGCATTTGGTCTTTAGACTGTGCCTTCTGTGGGAGTCCTTATGTGTAGCTTCCTAATCTTGGAATCTTTGAAGAGCCTGGAGATGCGTGCAGCTCAGTTGAGGGAATCCTTGCCTAAGTATGCACGATGTCCTGAGCCTGGCAGCCAgcaccacatcagacagaggttctACTGCGCATCTATCCCCACACTTCAGAGTGAGATTGTCCTTGGCTCCagtcggaggccagcctgggatacatgagagcctgtctcaaacaaacaaataaagcccaGACTGGAGTTAGAACTCagtctgtgcaagcatgaagagcTGCCTTCTGATGCCCGGTACCCACGTAAAGATACCATGCAACCCGGTCATCTAATCTACTAAGAACAGCAGAGCAGGCTTTATagccagtgagagattctgtctcaaaaaagaagcgGAGAGTGGAGAGTTAGCtgagcagtgaagagcacttgtacccatctgtcactccagttacagggcatctaatgccctcttctggcctccacaggtgccaggcacacctagtacacagacatgtgtaggcaaaacacccatccacataaaacaattgttttaaaaaatgaaggtgTAAAGCAATAGAAGAAGCTCAGCcgtgacctccacacacacaagcacacacaccccacaatataatttttcaagtatttttcaaGCAATCTTAACGATTCCAATGCACAGTCATCCCTTAGTATCCTTCAGATTGGCCCTAGGGCCCCACCATACTCCGCTTCTCAGATCGCTGATCCACAGATGTTTGAGTGCCTTGAGTAGGTGGTCTTGTATTTATATATAGCTTATGCGTATCCTCCAGCTACGCTACACCACTCTAGATGCTTCTAACGCCCCACACAATGAATGCTGTGGAAATAGCTACTAGGTTCTGTTTGCTTCGTGAAAAAAcagcaaggaaaagaaatgtgtgtgtttagtacGGAAAAGATTTTTTCCCCTGAATATTTTCATTGGTTCTGGGTTGATCCACAGAGGGGGGCCACAGATCCACAAGGCTAACTGTACTGTACCGGTGTCTGACCACtgctcttcctctgccctcccatTGCTCCCAGCTGATCGTTTTTCCCCTGTGTTTTTGTCTTTAGGTgctctggcctccaagagcaaGAAGCCATGTATTCAGTACCTGCCCCCTGAGAAGCCTTGCGATAGCCCTGCCTCTTCCCATGGCAGCACGCTGGATTCGCCTGCAACTCCCTCCGCAGCCTTGGCGTCGCCAGCTGCCCCTGCGGCCACCCACTCCGAGCAAGCCCAACCCTTGTCCCTCACCACCAAACCGGAGACCCGAGCCCAGCTGGCTCTCCATTCGGCTGCCTTCCTGGCCGCTAAGGCCACAGCCAGTAACTCCAGCCAGATGGGCAGCCAGCCGCCACTCCTATCCAGGCCCTTGCCCTTGGGCTCCGTGCCCACTGCTCTGCTgacctctcccccttccttcccagctaCCCTCCATGCCCACCAGGCCCTCCCCGTGCTACAAGCCCAGCCTCTTTCCTTGGTCACCAAGTCTGCCCACTAAGCCACCCCCTGTTCTATGCAGGCTGTCTCGGGACTCCAAGTAGGAATGAttcagaagagaggaggggat
This genomic window from Microtus ochrogaster isolate Prairie Vole_2 chromosome 14 unlocalized genomic scaffold, MicOch1.0 chr14_random_3, whole genome shotgun sequence contains:
- the Tcf7l1 gene encoding transcription factor 7-like 1 isoform X2, which gives rise to MPQLGGGRGGGAGGGGGGSGAGATSGGDDLGANDELIPFQDEGGEEQEPSSDSASAQRDLDEVKSSLVNESENQSSSSDSEAERRPQPARDAFQKPRDYFAEVRRPQDGAFFKGPAYPGYPFLMIPDLSSPYLSNGPLSPGGARTYLQMKWPLLDVPSSATVKDTRSPSPAHLSNKVPVVQHPHHMHPLTPLITYSNDHFSPASPPTHLSPEIDPKTGIPRPPHPSELSPYYPLSPGAVGQIPHPLGWLVPQQGQPMYSLPPGGFRHPYPALAMNASMSSLVSSRFSPHMVAPAHPGLPTSGIPHPAIVSPIVKQEPAPPSLSPAVSAKSPVTVKKEEEKKPHVKKPLNAFMLYMKEMRAKVVAECTLKESAAINQILGRKWHNLSREEQAKYYELARKERQLHAQLYPTWSARDNYGKKKKRKREKQLAQTQSQQQTQEAEGALASKSKKPCIQYLPPEKPCDSPASSHGSTLDSPATPSAALASPAAPAATHSEQAQPLSLTTKPETRAQLALHSAAFLAAKATASNSSQMGSQPPLLSRPLPLGSVPTALLTSPPSFPATLHAHQALPVLQAQPLSLVTKSAH
- the Tcf7l1 gene encoding transcription factor 7-like 1 isoform X1, translating into MPQLGGGRGGGAGGGGGGSGAGATSGGDDLGANDELIPFQDEGGEEQEPSSDSASAQRDLDEVKSSLVNESENQSSSSDSEAERRPQPARDAFQKPRDYFAEVRRPQDGAFFKGPAYPGYPFLMIPDLSSPYLSNGPLSPGGARTYLQMKWPLLDVPSSATVKDTRSPSPAHLSGDPARWMVPPTFRSNKVPVVQHPHHMHPLTPLITYSNDHFSPASPPTHLSPEIDPKTGIPRPPHPSELSPYYPLSPGAVGQIPHPLGWLVPQQGQPMYSLPPGGFRHPYPALAMNASMSSLVSSRFSPHMVAPAHPGLPTSGIPHPAIVSPIVKQEPAPPSLSPAVSAKSPVTVKKEEEKKPHVKKPLNAFMLYMKEMRAKVVAECTLKESAAINQILGRKWHNLSREEQAKYYELARKERQLHAQLYPTWSARDNYGKKKKRKREKQLAQTQSQQQTQEAEGALASKSKKPCIQYLPPEKPCDSPASSHGSTLDSPATPSAALASPAAPAATHSEQAQPLSLTTKPETRAQLALHSAAFLAAKATASNSSQMGSQPPLLSRPLPLGSVPTALLTSPPSFPATLHAHQALPVLQAQPLSLVTKSAH